CGATCTCGGTTTGAGCAGACTTCTTGAATTGCTCTGCTTCTTCCTTCGCCTTAGCTACGATATCTTCCGCTTGCTTCTCAGCAGAAACGCGAGCTGTCTCAAGAACTTTTTGAGCATCTTGACGAGCAGCTTTCAATTCATTCTTCTGCTCTTCTAATAGCTTCATTGCTTCTTCGCGGTTCTTTTCTGCTGCCGCAATGTCATTAGCAATCTTCTGACTGCGAGATTCCATAACACCCATGATTGGGCCTAGTGCATATTTACGTAACAACAAGAATAGTACTAGAAAAACGAAAAGCTGATAGAGGGCTGTTCCCCATTCAATATGTGGCACAGGATTCACTCCTTCCCAATGGTTACTCTTGATCAAACATTAAACATAAGGAATGGCGAGGTTCTTTTTTTGAACCATCGCCACTTCAAAATTGTCCGGTCTCTTATTGACCAAGAGACATGAACGCGATAACAACCGCGATGATTGGAATCGCCTCAACAAGACCTACCCCGATAAACATAGTGGTTTGAAGAGTTCCTCTTAATTCCGGTTGACGCGCGATACTATTTACTGTGTTACTTACGATTAATCCGTTACCAACGCCTGCTCCGATAGCTGCTAGTCCTACAGCGATAGCTGCTGCTAATGCTCCTGTCATAACAAGAGACCTCCCTTTTCATCCATTAGAATTTTAGAATAATGTTTAGATAAATGTATTTAAATCTCAAAGATAATGTTGAGATATTAAAACCTTAGTGATCGTGACTTACGCGGTGAGAAATGTAAACCATCGTAAGAATGAGGAATACGAACGTTTGAATTGCACCAACAAAGATACTGAACGCTTGCCATACTAACATCGGCAATGCCGCTCCAATCGCACCAAATACTCCAGCGCCGATTGCTCCTGCAAGAAGTGCCAACAATACTTCCCCTGCATAAATATTACCGAACAAACGAAGACCAAGTGTCAACGTATTGGCAATCTGCTCAATAATATTAAGCGGTAGCATCCAAGCTTGCGGTTTCAAATAACTACCAAGGAATCCTCCAACCCCATGCTCTTTAATTCCGAAAATCTGCGTGAGAATAATAATGGCTACAGATAACGTCAAGGTCACATGCGGATCAGCCGTTGGTGATTTCCACCACAATGTATGATGTCCCCCAATCGCAGTATCCGCAACGATGGCAAAAGGTAAGCCAAGCATATTGGAAACGAAGATAAACATGACGAGGGTAAATCCTAGTGCGATATAGCGTTCCCCTTGCTTCAAACTCATGGTACTAGCAATCGTATTACGAATAAATTCAATTATATACTCCATGACGTTCTGGGCACCTGTTGGTGCGCCTGCTGTTACTGCCTTAGCTCCTGCTCTTGCGAGTAGAAAAGCAATTAAAGCAGCAATCGTTGACATCATCACTGTAGAAAGGTTAAAATCCATACCTAAAAAATTCACTATCGGATGGCCGTGCTCCATTATAATTCACCCCCTTCTTCAGCGTCGTTTTTTTGATTAAGCAACAGTGAATCGACTAAAGCAATCACAGGAGGAATCATCAATCCAATGACCATAGCGATCACATGGAAATATTCCGGATACCTGGTCGCGATCATAGTCGCTAAGATAGCCAGAGCAAATCTTGTGGGCATTCCTAGTGAGGCTTTCTTTCGTTCACCTTTATATTGAATGGCAATCTCCCCAACGCGATGAATCTTCCAAGCGGTGAAGACCGCACCCAATAAACCAAATAATAATCCTAGAGCCAGTCCAGCGAACCATGTCTTGTTAGCAGCGAACCCCCAGCCAAGTATGGCCCCTGCTAAAACGTATAGGGTCCATTGCGAAATGCGCCGTACGCGAAAAATGTAATCATCCGTCATCTGTTCAATCCCCTAAAAATCTCTTCATAACAGGAATGGTGATGAGGACTCCCACTGCCATCCCGAGCAACACGCCTGTAATTAACATCCATGGCGCTATACCCCAAGCTGCATCGAGCTTACGCCCAACCCAAACCCCTAACAGCGTACAAATCACGAGGTTCGTTCCGATCAAACTGACCAAAGAAACTGCCTTCCAAGGCGATTGCGGATTAGCCAATGGCATTACCCCCAGAAATGAGCTACGAAGATATCAAACTTACTCGTGTTCATCATGAACAGAGGTAGAAAAAAGCTACCCCTTATAATTCCCACTTATCTCCAACTTACCAGCCTCTGAAATCACTCTATGTATGGTCGAGCGAAGGGCTAAATCATTCTCATTTCCATTCTCATTGTAACTCCCTCACCCATAGTACTGATTTGTCATTCATTTGTCAATAATCCCAAGGAAGTTTGTCATCATTTAGACATATTTATACTATGATGATGGTGCAAAACCTATTTTCTTGTGTCTTCTATAGTATCTTCTTCTAAATTTATCCTTATTCTTAAAAAATATCGGAGTTAGATTAACCTTCATACACAAAAGTTAAAAAGGGTGCCCCAAATAAATGGGAACACCCTCTAATAGTCAAATCCTATTGCTCTCTCTCAACAACAGTAGCTACACCCATACCGCCGCCTACACAAAGAGTCGCTAATCCATACTTGGATTCACGCTTCATCATCTCATGAATAAGAGTTACCAATACACGAGCACCACTCGCTCCGATAGGATGTCCTAAAGCGATCGCTCCACCGTTTACATTTAACTTCGACTTGTCAAAGTTAAATTCACGGTCTACAGCAATAGACTGAGCAGCAAACGCTTCGTTCGCCTCTACTAGATCCATATCAGAAAGAGCCAACCCAGCCTTATCCAATGCTTTCTTGGATGCAGGAACAGGTCCGATACCCATAATGCTTGGATCTACCCCAGCTGTAGCGTTTGCCTTCACAACAGCTAGCGGCTTCAAGCCAAGCTCTTCTGCCTTCTCTCTGCTCATCACAAGCAAGCAAGCTGCTCCGTCGTTGATACCAGAAGCATTCGCCGCTGAAACAGAACCATCCTTCTTGAATGCAGGCTTCACTTTAGCTAAAGCCTCCACTGTAACGCCTTTACGAGGGAACTCATCCACTTCAAAAACGATAGGATCACCCTTACGTTGTGGGATGACAACAGGAACAATCTCATCCTTGAAACGCCCTTCCGCAATGGCCTTCTCTGCCTTCTGTTGGCTCCATGCAGCGAACTCGTCTTGCTCTTCTTTCGAAATCTCATATTTATCCGCTAGGTTCTCAGCGGTAATTCCCATATGGTAGTTATTCATTGCGCAAGTCAAACCATCGTGGATCATGCTGTCAATCACCTTCTGATCGCCCATACGGAATCCATTGCGCGCGTTCTGTAAAACGTAAGGAGCTTGTGTCATGCTCTCCATACCGCCTGCAAGAACGACATCGGAGTCTCCGCTAGCGATCACTTGAGCAGCCAAGTGAACAGCCTTCAATCCAGAACCGCAAAGGATGTTGATTCCCATAGCTGGCACGCTGATATCCAATCCTGCCTTCAAGGCAGCTTGTCGAGTTGGATTCTGACCAGCACCCGCTTGAAGAATATTCCCCATGATCACTTGATCTACTTGATCCGCACTTACTCCTGCTTTTTCCATAGCAGCCTTTAATACAACAGCTCCTAAGTCTGCAGCAGACAAGCTCGCCAAAGATCCGTTGAAGCTTCCAATGGCCGTACGTACGGCACTCACAATTACTGCATCTCTTTTGCTCATATCTCTCTTGTACCTCCGTCGAATGTTTCTTTTATTTTATACAACTAGTACTATTCGCGTTATATCAAATAAATCCTGCCAAAACCCGGTTGTTTTAACAAAATTTTTACATCCTAATTTCGACAGAATTCTCCACTTGGAGTCGTTTTTTCTGCTGTTTTCTCAGCTTTCTATTCGTCATGACGACATATAGAGAAGGTACAATAATTAACGTTAGCAAAGTAGAAAATGCTAATCCAAAAATAATTGTAATCGCTAACGGACGAAAAAGTACATCGCCAATTATTGCAAGTGGGGTCAAACCGCTAATCGCTGTGGCCGAAGTAAGAAGGATCGGTCTAAACCTTGCTTCACAAGCATGAATGACCGCTTCCATTAACGCAACACCCTCGCGCCGCGCTTCTTCAATGAACTCTACCAATACAATTCCATTTCGCACGACAATCCCCGCTAAACTAATAACCCCCATCATCGTCATAAATCCAAGCGGTGTTTGTGTGACAAACAGCCCAATTAAACTTCCTGCAAAAGCTAGATAGATCGTACTCATGACAAGGAGCGGGATAGAAAGCGAATAAAACTGCATCGCAATGAGGATTAAGATTAAGAACACGACGATAACCGACAGTTTCCCCATATCAAGGAAGATCTCCGTCTGTTCTGACGTCTCCCCGCCAATTTCGTAGCGATATCCGTCCGGCCAGCTAAAGTTTCCTAGCTTCGGCTTGATCTCGTTCATCACTTCTGTTGCTGTTCTTCCCTTCACATCCGATGTAATCGTGACTACTCGGGATAAATTGCGATGACTAATACTGCCTAAGGCAAAATCGGGTTCGACTGTCGCAATCTGAGAAAGCTGAATTTGCTGTCCTGCAGCATTAGGAACCGTGATGCGTTGGAAGACAATGGTCGGATCTTCATCCTCTTTTTTCATCTTCAGCACCATCTCAACCAAATCGTTCCCATCATCAAACTCGCTAATCTTCATCCCTTCACTGACCAAGCGAATGGCTTTTGATACATCATTTGGATTAACCATCAATTTATCCATCACTTCTTTATTCAAACGGAACTGCAGCGTATTTCGTTCTGCCCCGAAGGAATCTTTAATTTCCTTTGTTCCAGGCACCTTCACCACAACATCCTTAACGTCTTCAGACAACTCCCGAAGGGTTGCAATGTCTTCCCCAAAGATACGGATCACAACAGGTGCACCTACAGGAGGTCCTGCTTCCAGTTCTTTTACGATAATTGTAGACCCTAGGAAGTTCTTCTTCAATTCATCATTCCAGCGGTCAACGACCTCAGCTGTCTTTACCTGCTTCATATCCACCTTAATGATCAATTGTCCGACCTGCTCTCCGGACCCGTTACCTGTATCGCCCCCAAACATTTTGGGTGCACTGTTCCCGGCATAAGCCGCAACGAGGGTAATCTCGGGTTGATTCTGCAACCAATCAGAGACGCCTTGGACTAACGTATCTGTTTCTTCAATATTGCTTCCAGGTGAGGATGTTACATTGACTAACAGCTCTGGGCGGTTAGCCATAGGGAATAGCTCCACAGGGATCAGCGGCAATAGTCCGTAAGCCGAAGAACCGATAAGAATTCCTACTACACCTGTCAACAACGGTTTTTTTAACAAGTCCTTCATGAGCTTATTGGAATACCAATCCGTTAACGTCTGAATTTGTTTACCAAGTAAGCCAGCAGGCTTACGGTAGCTATCGGTTGAAGTCGTCCGGCGTGACTCATGCCATTCTCTGAAGATCGGAATAATCGTCAGAGACATGACCATGGACGCTAACATGGATAGCGTAATGATAATGGGGATAGCCTTAATAAATTGTCCCGCATTTCCTTCTAAGAAAAAAAGCGGACCAAACGAAGCAATCGTAGCCAATGTCGCTGTCACAATGGATATAGAAACCTCTTTACTTCCTCTTACAGCAGCCTCAAAAGACTTTTCCCCTAACACACTTAAACGTCTTTCAATATTATCATTCACGACCACCGCGTCATCGACTAAGATCCCAAGGACGATAATTAATCCTACGATAGAGATCTGGTTTAAACTGATTCCCATGTAAGGAAGCGGAATTAAACCAACAGCGATAGAGATTGGAATCGCAAGCGCCACTACAAAAGAGGTGATCATGTTCAACCCTAATGTACAGACAAAAATAACAGCTGCAATCGCAATCAGCATCTCCTTTGTGAGATCGCCAAACAGGTGATTTACCCGTTCATTCTGCGTATGAATGGACTCTACCTTCAGCCATGTTGGTTTATCCTTAGCAAGGAACCCCATCATTTCATCAACCTTCGCTTGCAAGGAAGGTACATCAGATCCGAACTCTGCGTTTAAACTAATCGAAACGGCCGGTTTACCGTTATGGTAGTAATACTCCTTTACCCGTTTGGTCGTCATCTCCACCGTTCCGATATCCTTAAGGTAGATAGGATACCCTTCACGTGTCCGACTAACTAGAGTATTAGCAAAGTCATCTACACTCTGCACTTCATCCAAGCGAAGCTGAAACGTACGGTTTCCCACTTGATAGTCTCCGAGCGGAGTTTGCTCATTCTCCTTCTGAATCGCATTAAAGACCATCCCCCAATGCAAACCATAGTGTTGAAGTTTCTGTGTAACAATTTCTACCGTAACCTGCTTTTCAGGAAGACCATCAATCGTTACATCGGCTACCTTTGGAATGGTTCGAAGCTGATCTTTCCATTCTTTTAAGAGATCACGGACACTATACAGCTGTTCAAAGCTATCTGCATAAACGTTAAACGTCTGGATAAAGGTTCGATTCAAGTCGTCATTAATGATCGGCTGATGCGCCTCCGTTGGAAGATTGGCCTCCGCATCTTTGACCTTCTTACGAAGCTCCTCCCATTTCGCCTTCGGATCGATCCCGTTCTCTGCTTCCACCACAATGGAAGATACCCCTAAAGATGATGTCGAGGTAATCGAATTTAAACCTTGCAACTCATTAATCTTTTCTTCCAGCTTCTTCGTAATCGTTTGCTCCACTTTTTCCGGAGACGCCCCAGGATAAACCGTCGTGACCGTAGCCATGTTCACGATAATCTCAGGCTGTTCCTGCTTCGGTAATTGAAAGAAGCTCAGAATCCCTAGAATCGTGACCATGATGAAAAAGAGGACCGTTATTTTCCGTTTACGAACGAGATATTCAATCACTTCTGCTCGCCCCCAGCCCTTACCTCAATGGCATCCTCGTCAAATAAGCGATCCGCTCCTTTAGAAACGACCATTTGTCCTTCTTGCAGCCCGGAGAGGATCTCTAATTTTCCATCAACCAATTGACCAATTACGACCTCGGTTTTCACAGCCTTGTCCCCTTCTACTATGAAAACATAAGGCTTATCTCCTCCCGTACGAATAACGGAGGCCACAGGAACGAACAAACCTTCCTTCCCTTTCATTTCATAGCTTCCCGTTACCACTTGACCTACCAGCCACTTCCGATCCGAGTTATCGACTAAAACTTCTACTCCCACTGTACCCGTACCGGCATTCGTAGAAGGATAAATCTTCGAAACCTTTCCTTTTCTCTCTTGGTCATAAAGCTTTATTGTGACTTCTGCCCCGATCTGCCAAAGCGAAATCTCTCGGTCCGGTACTGGCAAGATCACCTTCAGCTGATTTACATTTCCTACTCGGTACACTGGAGTTCCCCCACTCACGAGTTGGCCCTCATTGACGAGCTTCGCGATCACCGTTCCTGTAGATGAAGAAACGAGAGTAGTCTTCTTTAGCGTGAGCTCAGCTTGCTGCTTTTGAACGATCTGTTGCTGATAAAGCGACTGTGTCTGGTCAATATCTTCCTTTCTCGCTCCTTCCTGAGTCAAGGCAAGGGAATTTTGAGCAGTCTCTAAATCTTTTAAAGCAATTTCCACTCTCAAAGTGGCATTTTCCCATGTATCTTTCGCAACCGCCCCATGCTGGTAGAGCTCTTCTATTTTTTTCAAATCATCCTGTGCTTTATCCGCGTTCAATTGAGCTTTCTCCACCAAGAGCTGGGCTTGCTTGATCTCTTGTTCTCGAGCTCCGCTATTGACCTTAGCTAAACCAGCTTCCGCTTGAGCTACCCCCGTCTGCGCTCGTTGGACCTGGAGCTGGTAATCCTGATCCTCTAGCTTCCCTAAAACCTCTCCTGCGCGCACAGCATCTCCTTGTTCCTTGCTTAGACCAGTAATGCGTCCGCCTATTTCAAATGAAATCAAGGTTTCTTCCACTGGCTCTAGTGTTCCTGATACAACCAAGGTCCGCTGTATCGCTTGCTTAGAAACAGGGGCCGCCTCAACGGTTTTCACTTCTGCTTCGGCTACCATAGCCTCCTTTGCCCCTAAACTGCATCCGCTCAATACCGTAGTTGTCAGGGTCGCTGCCAACAGTATCGTTAAAGTTGAATTTCTCATGTTTTCTCCCCGCTCTTTATTTAGGTTCTTGTCTATACCCTATACCATTAAGAACA
The Ammoniphilus sp. CFH 90114 genome window above contains:
- the atpF gene encoding F0F1 ATP synthase subunit B, which encodes MPHIEWGTALYQLFVFLVLFLLLRKYALGPIMGVMESRSQKIANDIAAAEKNREEAMKLLEEQKNELKAARQDAQKVLETARVSAEKQAEDIVAKAKEEAEQFKKSAQTEIAREKEQAMAALREQVGALSVMLATKIIEKELDGQQQEKLVTDFLKEVGEVK
- the atpE gene encoding F0F1 ATP synthase subunit C: MTGALAAAIAVGLAAIGAGVGNGLIVSNTVNSIARQPELRGTLQTTMFIGVGLVEAIPIIAVVIAFMSLGQ
- the atpB gene encoding F0F1 ATP synthase subunit A, yielding MEHGHPIVNFLGMDFNLSTVMMSTIAALIAFLLARAGAKAVTAGAPTGAQNVMEYIIEFIRNTIASTMSLKQGERYIALGFTLVMFIFVSNMLGLPFAIVADTAIGGHHTLWWKSPTADPHVTLTLSVAIIILTQIFGIKEHGVGGFLGSYLKPQAWMLPLNIIEQIANTLTLGLRLFGNIYAGEVLLALLAGAIGAGVFGAIGAALPMLVWQAFSIFVGAIQTFVFLILTMVYISHRVSHDH
- a CDS encoding ATP synthase subunit I, yielding MTDDYIFRVRRISQWTLYVLAGAILGWGFAANKTWFAGLALGLLFGLLGAVFTAWKIHRVGEIAIQYKGERKKASLGMPTRFALAILATMIATRYPEYFHVIAMVIGLMIPPVIALVDSLLLNQKNDAEEGGEL
- a CDS encoding AtpZ/AtpI family protein; protein product: MANPQSPWKAVSLVSLIGTNLVICTLLGVWVGRKLDAAWGIAPWMLITGVLLGMAVGVLITIPVMKRFLGD
- a CDS encoding acetyl-CoA C-acetyltransferase; the encoded protein is MSKRDAVIVSAVRTAIGSFNGSLASLSAADLGAVVLKAAMEKAGVSADQVDQVIMGNILQAGAGQNPTRQAALKAGLDISVPAMGINILCGSGLKAVHLAAQVIASGDSDVVLAGGMESMTQAPYVLQNARNGFRMGDQKVIDSMIHDGLTCAMNNYHMGITAENLADKYEISKEEQDEFAAWSQQKAEKAIAEGRFKDEIVPVVIPQRKGDPIVFEVDEFPRKGVTVEALAKVKPAFKKDGSVSAANASGINDGAACLLVMSREKAEELGLKPLAVVKANATAGVDPSIMGIGPVPASKKALDKAGLALSDMDLVEANEAFAAQSIAVDREFNFDKSKLNVNGGAIALGHPIGASGARVLVTLIHEMMKRESKYGLATLCVGGGMGVATVVEREQ
- a CDS encoding efflux RND transporter permease subunit, which translates into the protein MIEYLVRKRKITVLFFIMVTILGILSFFQLPKQEQPEIIVNMATVTTVYPGASPEKVEQTITKKLEEKINELQGLNSITSTSSLGVSSIVVEAENGIDPKAKWEELRKKVKDAEANLPTEAHQPIINDDLNRTFIQTFNVYADSFEQLYSVRDLLKEWKDQLRTIPKVADVTIDGLPEKQVTVEIVTQKLQHYGLHWGMVFNAIQKENEQTPLGDYQVGNRTFQLRLDEVQSVDDFANTLVSRTREGYPIYLKDIGTVEMTTKRVKEYYYHNGKPAVSISLNAEFGSDVPSLQAKVDEMMGFLAKDKPTWLKVESIHTQNERVNHLFGDLTKEMLIAIAAVIFVCTLGLNMITSFVVALAIPISIAVGLIPLPYMGISLNQISIVGLIIVLGILVDDAVVVNDNIERRLSVLGEKSFEAAVRGSKEVSISIVTATLATIASFGPLFFLEGNAGQFIKAIPIIITLSMLASMVMSLTIIPIFREWHESRRTTSTDSYRKPAGLLGKQIQTLTDWYSNKLMKDLLKKPLLTGVVGILIGSSAYGLLPLIPVELFPMANRPELLVNVTSSPGSNIEETDTLVQGVSDWLQNQPEITLVAAYAGNSAPKMFGGDTGNGSGEQVGQLIIKVDMKQVKTAEVVDRWNDELKKNFLGSTIIVKELEAGPPVGAPVVIRIFGEDIATLRELSEDVKDVVVKVPGTKEIKDSFGAERNTLQFRLNKEVMDKLMVNPNDVSKAIRLVSEGMKISEFDDGNDLVEMVLKMKKEDEDPTIVFQRITVPNAAGQQIQLSQIATVEPDFALGSISHRNLSRVVTITSDVKGRTATEVMNEIKPKLGNFSWPDGYRYEIGGETSEQTEIFLDMGKLSVIVVFLILILIAMQFYSLSIPLLVMSTIYLAFAGSLIGLFVTQTPLGFMTMMGVISLAGIVVRNGIVLVEFIEEARREGVALMEAVIHACEARFRPILLTSATAISGLTPLAIIGDVLFRPLAITIIFGLAFSTLLTLIIVPSLYVVMTNRKLRKQQKKRLQVENSVEIRM
- a CDS encoding efflux RND transporter periplasmic adaptor subunit; the encoded protein is MRNSTLTILLAATLTTTVLSGCSLGAKEAMVAEAEVKTVEAAPVSKQAIQRTLVVSGTLEPVEETLISFEIGGRITGLSKEQGDAVRAGEVLGKLEDQDYQLQVQRAQTGVAQAEAGLAKVNSGAREQEIKQAQLLVEKAQLNADKAQDDLKKIEELYQHGAVAKDTWENATLRVEIALKDLETAQNSLALTQEGARKEDIDQTQSLYQQQIVQKQQAELTLKKTTLVSSSTGTVIAKLVNEGQLVSGGTPVYRVGNVNQLKVILPVPDREISLWQIGAEVTIKLYDQERKGKVSKIYPSTNAGTGTVGVEVLVDNSDRKWLVGQVVTGSYEMKGKEGLFVPVASVIRTGGDKPYVFIVEGDKAVKTEVVIGQLVDGKLEILSGLQEGQMVVSKGADRLFDEDAIEVRAGGEQK